A single Lactuca sativa cultivar Salinas chromosome 8, Lsat_Salinas_v11, whole genome shotgun sequence DNA region contains:
- the LOC111896600 gene encoding phosphatidylinositol 4-kinase gamma 7: MSGNLDSPVKTQMALSVFKSPVGRNHHGNDTMEGVNLKTTGRRRIFIQTESGCVLGMDLDRNDNAHMVKRRLQIALNVPTEESSLTFGDLILKNDLSAIRNYSPLLLTRNLIHRSSSSPCLSPSGRDIQQRDRSGPIEILGHSSNFTKTKELVKEIAIALKNGIDPIPVHGGLGGAYYFRNINGESVAIVKPTDEEPFAPNNPKGFVGKALGQPGLKRSVRVGETGYREVAAYLLDHNHFANVPPTALVKITHSIFNVNDVSGTRDKNKKKHFSKIASFQQFIAHDYDASDHGTSNFPVSSVHRIGILDIRIFNTDRHAGNLLVRIGGGQFGQVELIPIDHGLCLPENLEDPYFEWIHWPQSSIPFSEDELDYIESLDPFRDSEILKSELPMIREACLRVLILSTVFLKEGARFGLCLAEIGEMMSREFRRGEEEPSELEALCMAARRAVVVEREKNQNQNREPFVLSSSSPKREVQVQFQEDGNHGIVFEIDDISPISPFQFGYGRNPLSKLEEEQEEEEEEEVVLCASGDVHCVSRLLKKNLSLGEHRSASEQAPGSACFVKLGDMKEEEWGMFLEKFQELLGPAFGQRKSGSVGQRLRQRLGTSCQF; this comes from the coding sequence ATGTCTGGTAACCTAGACAGCCCAGTTAAAACGCAAATGGCTCTATCAGTTTTCAAGAGTCCTGTAGGAAGGAATCACCATGGAAACGACACAATGGAAGGagtgaacctgaaaaccacagGTAGAAGACGTATCTTCATTCAAACAGAAAGCGGATGCGTATTAGGAATGGATCTGGATCGAAACGATAACGCACACATGGTCAAACGAAGGTTACAAATCGCCCTCAATGTCCCAACCGAAGAGAGTTCTTTAACTTTTGGAGATTTAATCTTGAAAAACGACTTAAGCGCCATTCGCAACTATTCCCCTCTTCTCCTAACAAGAAACTTAATCCACAGAAGCTCTTCAAGTCCATGTCTTTCCCCTTCAGGTAGAGACATCCAACAGAGAGACAGATCTGGACCAATTGAAATCCTGGGGCATTCTAGTAATTTCACAAAAACTAAAGAACTCGTGAAGGAGATTGCAATCGCGTTAAAAAACGGAATCGACCCGATTCCAGTTCATGGAGGCCTAGGTGGCGCTTATTACTTCAGAAACATCAATGGTGAAAGTGTCGCAATTGTGAAACCAACAGACGAAGAACCATTTGCACCCAATAATCCAAAAGGGTTTGTAGGAAAAGCCCTTGGTCAACCCGGGTTAAAAAGGTCAGTTCGTGTTGGTGAAACCGGTTATCGTGAGGTTGCAGCTTACCTTCTTGATCACAACCACTTTGCTAATGTCCCCCCTACTGCCCTTGTCAAAATCACTCACTCCATCTTCAATGTCAATGATGTAAGTGGGACCCGAGACAAGAACAAAAAGAAACATTTCAGCAAAATCGCTTCTTTCCAACAATTTATCGCACACGATTACGATGCGAGCGATCACGGGACTTCAAATTTCCCGGTTTCATCCGTGCATCGTATCGGGATTTTAGACATACGGATCTTTAACACGGATCGACACGCAGGGAATCTTTTGGTTCGAATTGGTGGAGGGCAATTTGGTCAAGTTGAATTAATCCCGATCGATCACGGACTCTGTCTACCTGAAAACTTAGAAGATCCGTATTTCGAATGGATTCATTGGCCACAATCTTCAATTCCATTCTCGGAAGATGAACTTGACTACATCGAATCACTCGATCCGTTTCGTGACTCTGAAATATTGAAATCCGAGCTCCCGATGATCCGTGAAGCGTGTCTTCGTGTTCTCATCCTCTCCACCGTTTTCCTAAAAGAAGGCGCTCGATTCGGGCTGTGTTTGGCGGAGATCGGGGAGATGATGAGCCGGGAGTTCCGGCGGGGGGAGGAGGAGCCGAGCGAGCTTGAGGCACTGTGCATGGCGGCAAGACGCGCGGTGGTGGTTGAGCGGGagaaaaaccaaaaccaaaaccggGAACCCTTtgtcttatcatcatcatctccgaAAAGAGAAGTTCAAGTTCAGTTTCAAGAAGATGGAAATCATGGAATTGTGTTTGAGATCGATGACATCAGCCCTATTTCTCCGTTTCAATTTGGTTATGGGAGAAACCCGCTTTCGAAACTTGAAGAGGAAcaggaggaagaggaggaggaggaggttgTACTTTGTGCATCGGGAGATGTACATTGTGTGTCGAGGTTGTTGAAGAAGAATTTGAGTTTAGGTGAACATAGGAGTGCGAGTGAGCAAGCTCCGGGGAGTGCTTGTTTTGTGAAGTTGGGGGATATGAAAGAGGAGGAGTGGGGGATGTTTTTGGAGAAatttcaggagctgttggggccCGCGTT